GCGCTCGGGGCGGGCCAGGGCAGCTGGGCGGACACGGTCTCCTGGGCGTGGGCGAGCAGATGGTGTACTTCCTCCTCGGCGCGCTGAGCTCGGGTGAAGCGGTCGCGGTAGGCGCGTTCGAGTTGGTGCTCGGCCATCCAGGCGGTGTGGTCGCGGTCGCGGTAGGGGGCGACGGCGGCCTGCTGGTCCTTGTCCCGGGCGGCGGTGCCGTAGACGAGGTGGGGGGCCATGGGGCTGGCGGGGACGTCGGCCACCAGCACGCTGGTGGTGCCGTCGGTCGAGGTGAGGACCGTGAAGGTGAGGTCCGGCAGGTAGGGCTGGACGTGGTTGCGGACCCACTGGGCGTACTGCTCGATGTTCACCTCGTCCGGGTCGATACCGACCATCTCACACGTGGCATCCCGCACGCCGAAGATGATCAGGCCGCCGCGGGTGTTGGCCATCGCAGCGACGTCCTTGGCCAGCTCGTTCCACCGGCCGTCCCTTGGGGGCTGCGGAAGCTGTTCCTTCCAGTCCAGGTCGTCGGACTCCGCCAGCCGGTCGGCAGCAGCCTTGGCGACC
Above is a genomic segment from Streptomyces glaucescens containing:
- a CDS encoding helix-turn-helix domain-containing protein; its protein translation is MARSWTRLHEHLGAAPGPLDFDMVAKAAADRLAESDDLDWKEQLPQPPRDGRWNELAKDVAAMANTRGGLIIFGVRDATCEMVGIDPDEVNIEQYAQWVRNHVQPYLPDLTFTVLTSTDGTTSVLVADVPASPMAPHLVYGTAARDKDQQAAVAPYRDRDHTAWMAEHQLERAYRDRFTRAQRAEEEVHHLLAHAQETVSAQLPWPAPSARYRVPLHA